A portion of the Babylonia areolata isolate BAREFJ2019XMU chromosome 4, ASM4173473v1, whole genome shotgun sequence genome contains these proteins:
- the LOC143281173 gene encoding bone morphogenetic protein 2-like isoform X1: MTSTAKTGVQSSMVLCCGRWLVVLLLLSLLSAPVRPSSPRSSDPLPSSSAASSSSSPDAQNPASLSSSSSSVVVVVDRVSPLSSSSSSSSSSESSTESQSSADTKDRSSSVEKARLPASSSSSSSTSSPASSAPASAASAAPPRPSSPSPRSASGAPHHPPTGGRGEAAGRRLSARDQHVLKAVEKNLLGALGLTSRPRRGRGEVEVPPYMWDLYRAQTATPSSSTAIRSPFLKGYGNAGVAANTVRSFYHTEHHVTEGCDPDTCTRLLFDVTSVPNSETLAAAELRIFVDLQGNHSDLGSPQLDGKVRDGEGQRSRSRGGVQQDMVVEVHEIMQTGGEDVITRLLDTRRVKPAQGGTWQSFDIHPAVFTWKRGPAFNKGLEIRLQTARPSDARHVRVRRWAEVSEERWRLERPLLVTYTDDGMGAGSKPAPSRSKRAARSDRKRERRRKSRAGKTSKRNRKNRKKKKKKKRKRTKKGDKNMCRRHGLYVDFQEVGWEDWIVAPDGYNAYFCQGDCNFPLAQHLNSTNHAIVQTLVNSVDPTAVSKACCVPTKLSAISMLYLNEREKVQLKNYQDMVVEACGCR, translated from the exons GTGTCCAGTCCAGCATGGTGTTGTGCTGCGGAAGGTGGCTggtcgtgctgctgctgctgagcctGCTGTCTGCGCCTgtccgcccctcctcccctcgctcctctgaccccctcccctcctcatcagccgcatcgtcgtcatcatcgccgGACGCCCAGAACCCTGcgtcgctttcttcttcatcatcatcggtgGTCGTTGTCGTCGATCGTGTATCGCCactgtcatcctcatcatcgtcgtcatcatcctcggAAAGCAGCACAGAGTCGCAGTCCTCTGCAGACACCAAGGACCGTTCGTCTTCCGTGGAGAAGGCTCGCCTCccagcatcgtcgtcgtcatcgtcttcgacTTCATCGCCTGCATCATCAGCGCCAGcttcagcagcatcagcagcgcCCCCTCggccttcctccccttcccccaggtCAGCATCGGGTGCCCCCCATCATCCCCCGACAGGTGGGCGCGGCGAGGCGGCAGGTCGGCGACTCTCGGCGCGTGACCAGCACGTGCTGAAGGCTGTGGAGAAGAACCTGCTGGGCGCCCTGGGGCTGACGTCACGGCCCCGGCGGGGACGCGGGGAGGTGGAGGTGCCTCCCTACATGTGGGACCTGTACCGCGCGCAgaccgccaccccctcctcctccaccgccatCCGCAGCCCCTTTCTCAAGGGCTATGGCAATGCCGGCGTGGCCGCCAACACTGTGCGCAGCTTCTACCACACAG AGCATCATGTCACGGAAGGCTGTGACCCCGACACGTGCACCCGTCTTCTCTTCGACGTCACTTCCGTTCCCAACTCAGAGACTCTGGCTGCTGCCGAGCTGCGCATCTTCGTCGACCTCCAGGGGAACCACAGCGACCTTGGTTCTCCTCAACTCGATGGCAAGGTCAGGGACGGTGAAGGTCAGAGGTCGAGGTCACGGGGAGGGGTTCAGCAGGACATGGTGGTGGAGGTGCACGAGATCATGCAGACTGGCGGAGAGGACGTCATCACCCGGTTACTGGACACTCGCCGGGTGAAGCCCGCCCAGGGCGGCACGTGGCAGTCTTTCGACATCCACCCAGCGGTGTTTACGTGGAAGCGGGGGCCAGCCTTCAACAAGGGCCTGGAGATCAGACTGCAGACCGCCAGGCCCTCGGACGCCAGGCACGTGCGTGTGCGTCGCTGGGCGGAGGTGTCTGAGGAGCGGTGGCGGCTAGAGCGCCCCCTGCTGGTGACTTACACAGACGACGGCATGGGGGCCGGCTCCAAGCCCGCCCCGTCCCGCAGCAAGCGAGCCGCGCGCTCCGACCGGAAACGGGAGCGACGGCGAAAGAGCCGAGCCGGGAAAACCTCCAAGAGAAATCGGAaaaaccgaaaaaagaaaaaaaagaaaaagcgaaagagGACGAAAAAGGGCGACAAAAACATGTGTCGGCGCCACGGGTTGTACGTGGACTTTCAGGAGGTGGGTTGGGAGGACTGGATTGTGGCCCCTGACGGCTACAACGCCTACTTCTGCCAGGGGGACTGCAACTTCCCGCTGGCCCAGCACCTCAACTCCACAAACCACGCCATCGTGCAGACTCTGGTCAACTCGGTGGACCCCACGGCCGTGAGCAAGGCGTGCTGCGTGCCCACCAAGCTGTCGGCCATCTCTATGCTGTACCTCAACGAGCGGGAGAAGGTGCAGCTCAAGAACTACCAGGACATGGTGGTGGAGGCCTGTGGGTGTCGGTAG
- the LOC143281173 gene encoding bone morphogenetic protein 2-like isoform X2, translated as MVLCCGRWLVVLLLLSLLSAPVRPSSPRSSDPLPSSSAASSSSSPDAQNPASLSSSSSSVVVVVDRVSPLSSSSSSSSSSESSTESQSSADTKDRSSSVEKARLPASSSSSSSTSSPASSAPASAASAAPPRPSSPSPRSASGAPHHPPTGGRGEAAGRRLSARDQHVLKAVEKNLLGALGLTSRPRRGRGEVEVPPYMWDLYRAQTATPSSSTAIRSPFLKGYGNAGVAANTVRSFYHTEHHVTEGCDPDTCTRLLFDVTSVPNSETLAAAELRIFVDLQGNHSDLGSPQLDGKVRDGEGQRSRSRGGVQQDMVVEVHEIMQTGGEDVITRLLDTRRVKPAQGGTWQSFDIHPAVFTWKRGPAFNKGLEIRLQTARPSDARHVRVRRWAEVSEERWRLERPLLVTYTDDGMGAGSKPAPSRSKRAARSDRKRERRRKSRAGKTSKRNRKNRKKKKKKKRKRTKKGDKNMCRRHGLYVDFQEVGWEDWIVAPDGYNAYFCQGDCNFPLAQHLNSTNHAIVQTLVNSVDPTAVSKACCVPTKLSAISMLYLNEREKVQLKNYQDMVVEACGCR; from the exons ATGGTGTTGTGCTGCGGAAGGTGGCTggtcgtgctgctgctgctgagcctGCTGTCTGCGCCTgtccgcccctcctcccctcgctcctctgaccccctcccctcctcatcagccgcatcgtcgtcatcatcgccgGACGCCCAGAACCCTGcgtcgctttcttcttcatcatcatcggtgGTCGTTGTCGTCGATCGTGTATCGCCactgtcatcctcatcatcgtcgtcatcatcctcggAAAGCAGCACAGAGTCGCAGTCCTCTGCAGACACCAAGGACCGTTCGTCTTCCGTGGAGAAGGCTCGCCTCccagcatcgtcgtcgtcatcgtcttcgacTTCATCGCCTGCATCATCAGCGCCAGcttcagcagcatcagcagcgcCCCCTCggccttcctccccttcccccaggtCAGCATCGGGTGCCCCCCATCATCCCCCGACAGGTGGGCGCGGCGAGGCGGCAGGTCGGCGACTCTCGGCGCGTGACCAGCACGTGCTGAAGGCTGTGGAGAAGAACCTGCTGGGCGCCCTGGGGCTGACGTCACGGCCCCGGCGGGGACGCGGGGAGGTGGAGGTGCCTCCCTACATGTGGGACCTGTACCGCGCGCAgaccgccaccccctcctcctccaccgccatCCGCAGCCCCTTTCTCAAGGGCTATGGCAATGCCGGCGTGGCCGCCAACACTGTGCGCAGCTTCTACCACACAG AGCATCATGTCACGGAAGGCTGTGACCCCGACACGTGCACCCGTCTTCTCTTCGACGTCACTTCCGTTCCCAACTCAGAGACTCTGGCTGCTGCCGAGCTGCGCATCTTCGTCGACCTCCAGGGGAACCACAGCGACCTTGGTTCTCCTCAACTCGATGGCAAGGTCAGGGACGGTGAAGGTCAGAGGTCGAGGTCACGGGGAGGGGTTCAGCAGGACATGGTGGTGGAGGTGCACGAGATCATGCAGACTGGCGGAGAGGACGTCATCACCCGGTTACTGGACACTCGCCGGGTGAAGCCCGCCCAGGGCGGCACGTGGCAGTCTTTCGACATCCACCCAGCGGTGTTTACGTGGAAGCGGGGGCCAGCCTTCAACAAGGGCCTGGAGATCAGACTGCAGACCGCCAGGCCCTCGGACGCCAGGCACGTGCGTGTGCGTCGCTGGGCGGAGGTGTCTGAGGAGCGGTGGCGGCTAGAGCGCCCCCTGCTGGTGACTTACACAGACGACGGCATGGGGGCCGGCTCCAAGCCCGCCCCGTCCCGCAGCAAGCGAGCCGCGCGCTCCGACCGGAAACGGGAGCGACGGCGAAAGAGCCGAGCCGGGAAAACCTCCAAGAGAAATCGGAaaaaccgaaaaaagaaaaaaaagaaaaagcgaaagagGACGAAAAAGGGCGACAAAAACATGTGTCGGCGCCACGGGTTGTACGTGGACTTTCAGGAGGTGGGTTGGGAGGACTGGATTGTGGCCCCTGACGGCTACAACGCCTACTTCTGCCAGGGGGACTGCAACTTCCCGCTGGCCCAGCACCTCAACTCCACAAACCACGCCATCGTGCAGACTCTGGTCAACTCGGTGGACCCCACGGCCGTGAGCAAGGCGTGCTGCGTGCCCACCAAGCTGTCGGCCATCTCTATGCTGTACCTCAACGAGCGGGAGAAGGTGCAGCTCAAGAACTACCAGGACATGGTGGTGGAGGCCTGTGGGTGTCGGTAG